A genomic stretch from Erigeron canadensis isolate Cc75 chromosome 9, C_canadensis_v1, whole genome shotgun sequence includes:
- the LOC122581703 gene encoding putative KHG/KDPG aldolase isoform X1, with amino-acid sequence MSSWLLSTLSSSASSCCFVKPPPRKAASCCTTPPACFHRHHHHQEAEAATISNTSTRSLTNILNSGVIACLRTQRGDVALEAARAAISAGISVLEIVVSTPGVFQVLNQLVQDYPTITLGVGTVLTTEDAENAKIAGAKFIMSPAFVKGILDQVSDELLYIPGVMTPSEILSSYNAGAKIVKVYPVSAIGGVQYIATMKKPFPHIPIVASQGITIDSLGEYIAHGASSVVLSDAIFDKEAIAQRNFNSVYRLAQLAVLQANKAVERKRKS; translated from the exons ATGTCGTCGTGGTTATTATCCACACTCTCTTCTTCTGCTTCTTCATGTTGTTTTGTAAAACCACCGCCAAGAAAAGCAGCCTCCTGCTGCACCACTCCACCTGCTTGTTTCCAtcgtcatcatcaccaccaaGAAGCAGAAGCAGCAACAATTAGTAATACTAGTACTAGGAGTTTAACAAACATTTTAAATTCGGGTGTCATTGCTTGTCTTCGAACCCAACG AGGTGATGTGGCCTTGGAAGCTGCCCGTGCTGCAATTTCCGCTGGCATCTCTGTC CTTGAAATTGTGGTTTCTACCCCTGGTGTGTTTCAG GTTTTAAATCAATTGGTGCAGGATTATCCGACTATCACTCTTGGA GTTGGCACTGTTTTGACTACTGAGGATGCCGAAAATGCCAAAATTGCTGGAGCAAAGTTCATCATGAGTCCTGCATTTGTAAAG GGTATTTTGGATCAAGTAAGTGATGAGTTGCTATATATACCTGGTGTCATGACCCCATCAGAA ATTTTGTCATCATATAATGCTGGTGCCAAAATTGTGAAG GTATATCCTGTTTCAGCAATTGGGGGTGTTCAGTACATAGCAACTATGAAAAAGCCTTTTCCCCATATTCCTATAGTTGCATCTCAAGGAATAACAATTG ACTCACTCGGAGAGTACATTGCTCATGGAGCATCATCAGTTGTCTTATCTGAtgctatatttgataaagaggCAATTGCTCAGAGGAACTTTAATTCAGTATATCGACTTGCCCAACTTGCAGTTTTGCAAGCGAATAAAGCTGTAGAAAG GAAAAGAAAGAGCTGA
- the LOC122581392 gene encoding uncharacterized protein LOC122581392, translated as MSSSSSESRCVVVGSDSLSESDGMFLHSAIQWMEDTTSSNAVQNCRIINRQREIGHQILLNDWFVDEPKYDDGYFRKKFRMEKSMFLKIVDDIEANFPYFQDGFDVCGRGSFKPLQKVASVVRQLATGNLPDEYDEYLHMAARTGRESLDHFCDAIIKLYGREYLRRPTQHDVARIFQAQEERHHMPGMLGSIDCTHVEWLKCPRHLKGQYTRGDHGVPTIMLEITASQDMWIWHAYFGAPGSNNDINVLNQSDLYLTERNGTTPNTSFYVNNRFYKRDYYLTDDIYNKYSTFVKAYPYPTDPKKKRFKKLQEGARKDVERAFGVLKAKWNILRRPLRPMIKDKIGQYVYTACILHNMVIKGDGRAISPVHIMDPPVQPVFDDTVLAELLNEDIHHRLRYDLTEHV; from the coding sequence ATGTCTTCTAGTTCATCGGAATCTCGATGTGTTGTTGTCGGATCGGATTCGTTATCCGAATCCGATGGTATGTTCTTGCATAGCGCCATTCAATGGATGGAAGACACGACATCTTCCAACGCAGTTCAAAACTGCCGAATCATAAATCGCCAACGCGAAATTGGTCATCAAATTTTACTAAATGATTGGTTTGTTGACGAGCCAAAATACGATGATGGTTACTTTCGAAAGAAATTTCGAATGGAAAAAAGCATGTTTTTGAAAATCGTCGACGACATCGAGGCAAATTTTCCATATTTTCAAGACGGATTCGATGTATGTGGGCGAGGCAGTTTCAAGCCGCTCCAAAAAGTCGCATCGGTGGTACGCCAACTCGCAACGGGCAATCTGCCCGACGAGTACGATGAGTACTTACATATGGCCGCTCGAACGGGCCGCGAGTCTCTTGATCATTTTTGTGACGCCATCATTAAGTTGTATGGTCGTGAGTACTTACGTAGGCCTACTCAACACGACGTGGCTCGTATTTTCCAAGCCCAAGAAGAGCGCCATCACATGCCGgggatgcttggtagcatcgatTGTACACATGTCGAGTGGTTAAAGTGTCCTAGACACTTGAAAGGACAATATACGAGAGGCGACCATGGCGTTCCCACTATTATGCTTGAGATAACCGCTTCTCAGGAtatgtggatttggcatgcttattTTGGTGCTCccggttcaaacaacgacatcaacgtgttGAACCAATCCGACTTGTATCTTACGGAGCGAAATGGCACGACACCGAACACATCATTTTATGTTAACAACCGCTTTTACAAACGCGATTATTATCTAACCGACGACATCTACAACAAGTACTCGACGTTTGTAAAAGCATACCCGTATCCTACTGACCcgaagaagaaaagattcaagaaGTTACAAGAGGGAGCGAGGAAAGATGTGGAACGTGCTTTTGGGGTTCTAAAAGCAAAATGGAATATTCTTAGACGCCCTCTCCGACCCATGATCAAAGACAAGATTGGGCAGTATGTTTACACGGCGTGTATTTTGCACAACATGGTGATAAAAGGCGATGGTAGAGCTATCTCACCGGTTCACATCATGGACCCGCCGGTCCAACCCGTGTTCGACGACACCGTTTTAGCGGAGTTACTAAACGAAGACATCCATCATCGTCTTCGCTATGACCTCACTGAACACGTGTGA
- the LOC122581703 gene encoding putative KHG/KDPG aldolase isoform X2 has translation MSSWLLSTLSSSASSCCFVKPPPRKAASCCTTPPACFHRHHHHQEAEAATISNTSTRSLTNILNSGVIACLRTQRGDVALEAARAAISAGISVVLNQLVQDYPTITLGVGTVLTTEDAENAKIAGAKFIMSPAFVKGILDQVSDELLYIPGVMTPSEILSSYNAGAKIVKVYPVSAIGGVQYIATMKKPFPHIPIVASQGITIDSLGEYIAHGASSVVLSDAIFDKEAIAQRNFNSVYRLAQLAVLQANKAVERKRKS, from the exons ATGTCGTCGTGGTTATTATCCACACTCTCTTCTTCTGCTTCTTCATGTTGTTTTGTAAAACCACCGCCAAGAAAAGCAGCCTCCTGCTGCACCACTCCACCTGCTTGTTTCCAtcgtcatcatcaccaccaaGAAGCAGAAGCAGCAACAATTAGTAATACTAGTACTAGGAGTTTAACAAACATTTTAAATTCGGGTGTCATTGCTTGTCTTCGAACCCAACG AGGTGATGTGGCCTTGGAAGCTGCCCGTGCTGCAATTTCCGCTGGCATCTCTGTC GTTTTAAATCAATTGGTGCAGGATTATCCGACTATCACTCTTGGA GTTGGCACTGTTTTGACTACTGAGGATGCCGAAAATGCCAAAATTGCTGGAGCAAAGTTCATCATGAGTCCTGCATTTGTAAAG GGTATTTTGGATCAAGTAAGTGATGAGTTGCTATATATACCTGGTGTCATGACCCCATCAGAA ATTTTGTCATCATATAATGCTGGTGCCAAAATTGTGAAG GTATATCCTGTTTCAGCAATTGGGGGTGTTCAGTACATAGCAACTATGAAAAAGCCTTTTCCCCATATTCCTATAGTTGCATCTCAAGGAATAACAATTG ACTCACTCGGAGAGTACATTGCTCATGGAGCATCATCAGTTGTCTTATCTGAtgctatatttgataaagaggCAATTGCTCAGAGGAACTTTAATTCAGTATATCGACTTGCCCAACTTGCAGTTTTGCAAGCGAATAAAGCTGTAGAAAG GAAAAGAAAGAGCTGA
- the LOC122584014 gene encoding probably inactive leucine-rich repeat receptor-like protein kinase IMK2 has product MICRMRDYSYHNSQLVYSYSTLLLLISIRLVSGIVSLEDYSALQSMRQEFRGSMMIRKSWIDRSGVCSGGWVGIKCSSNAENVVSIQLPWKGLGGSISPDIGNLQSLRRISLHDNLLSGPIPQSLWLLPNLRGVYLFNNRLSGSIPASLVIGSPALLNLDVSNNYLNGTIPLHFVSNSAHIYRFNLSYNSFSGSIPPSLFTDSLTFLALQHNNLSGSIPAAASPSHLRRLTLDHNFLTGSIPPSLITPALQFLDLSNNAINGAFPSFTSSSNLSLVILDNNRLNGPIPPALGNLSSLTQLSLSRNNFSGHIPDSLVHLKNLRSLNVSYNSLSGSVPDTLLNKFNSSSFVGNIDLCVSTPCPSPSNNVSPSPQVSLDKKHETRKLTTKDIILIAAGALLLVLLLLCCLLLCCLLRKRAARTKSNKVKTDISMPVPVPPGGEAVESGETGGKLVHFSGNFVFTADDLLCATAEIMGKSTYGTSYKATLEDGNMVAVKRLREKVTKAQKEFETEVSELGKIRHANILALRAYYLGPKGEKLLVFDYMPHGSLASFLHARGPKSVINWSARLNIIVGITKGLVFLHSQENIIHGNLTSSNVLLDEQKNPAIADVGLSRLMTNAANTNVVATAGTLGYRAPELSKLKNANTKTDIYSLGVIMLELLTGKSPSEATDGLDLPQWVASIVKEEWTNEVFDLELMGDPANVDGNELLNTLKLAMHCVDPLAEERPEAQQLHEKLEEIKPELCQTSHAADVVEATEADLL; this is encoded by the exons ATGATCTGCAGGATGAGAGATTATTCCTATCACAATTCACAACTTGTCTACTCCTACTCTACTTTACTGCTGCTGATTAGTATTCGTCTTGTTTCAGGCATTGTCAGTCTAGAAGATTATTCAGCTCTCCAATCCATGAGGCAAGAATTCAGAGGTAGCATGATGATCAGAAAGAGTTGGATAGACAGAAGTGGAGTTTGCTCGGGTGGTTGGGTTGGAATCAAGTGCAGCAGCAATGCCGAAAACGTGGTCTCCATTCAGCTTCCGTGGAAAGGCTTAGGTGGCAGCATCTCACCTGACATCGGTAATCTTCAGTCCCTTAGAAGAATCAGCCTCCATGACAACCTCTTATCGGGTCCGATCCCTCAATCCTTGTGGCTCTTGCCCAACCTCAGAGGTGTTTATCTCTTCAACAATCGCCTTTCAGGTTCTATCCCCGCTTCTCTGGTTATTGGCTCCCCTGCGTTGCTGAATCTTGACGTAAGCAACAATTACCTCAACGGGACCATCCCCTTGCACTTTGTTTCCAATTCCGCCCACATCTATCGGTTTAATCTCAGCTACAACTCCTTTTCTGGTTCCATTCCCCCGTCTCTTTTTACTGATTCCCTCACTTTCCTGGCTTTACAACATAACAATCTCTCTGGTTCTATTCCCGCCGCCGCCTCTCCTTCTCATCTGCGGCGTCTAACCCTTGATCATAATTTCCTCACAGGCTCCATCCCCCCCTCATTAATTACTCCTGCCCTTCAATTCTTGGATCTCTCCAACAATGCCATCAATGGGGCCTTTCCTTCTtttacttcttcttctaatctCTCCCTTGTGATATTGGATAACAACCGTTTGAATGGCCCGATTCCTCCTGCACTTGGGAACCTCTCTTCTCTCACCCAACTCAGTTTGTCTCGCAATAATTTCAGTGGTCACATCCCCGATTCCCTTGTTCATTTGAAGAATCTTCGTTCTTTGAATGTGTCATACAACTCCCTTTCTGGGAGCGTTCCTGATACCCTTCTAAACAAGTTTAACTCGTCTTCTTTTGTGGGCAATATTGACTTATGTGTCTCAACGCCATGCCCTTCTCCATCCAATAACGTTTCACCTTCTCCACAAGTTTCTTTAGACAAAAAACATGAAACCCGAAAACTTACTACAAAAGACATCATTCTTATAGCAGCCGGGGCCCTTCTGCTAGTTTTGCTCCTTCTATGCTGTTTGCTTTTATGCTGTTTACTTAGAAAGAGAGCAGCAAGGACGAAATCTAACAAGGTCAAAACCGACATTTCCATGCCTGTACCAGTACCACCGGGTGGTGAAGCTGTCGAATCAGGAGAAACCGGGGGGAAGTTGGTCCATTTTTCTGGTAATTTCGTCTTTACTGCTGATGATTTATTATGTGCGACTGCTGAAATAATGGGAAAGAGTACGTATGGCACATCCTATAAGGCGACATTAGAAGATGGCAACATGGTTGCAGTGAAGAGACTAAGAGAAAAAGTCACCAAAGCacaaaaagaatttgaaactGAAGTTTCTGAACTGGGAAAGATTCGGCATGCAAATATCTTGGCCCTTCGAGCATATTATTTGGGCCCAAAAGGAGAGAAGCTTCTTGTGTTCGATTACATGCCTCATGGAAGTCTTGCTTCTTTCCTCCATG CTCGTGGCCCCAAAAGCGTGATAAACTGGTCAGCAAGATTGAACATAATTGTGGGTATAACCAAAGGACTGGTTTTCCTTCATAGCCAAGAGAACATAATCCACGGGAACCTCACTTCAAGCAATGTGTTACTAGACGAGCAGAAGAACCCTGCCATTGCAGACGTGGGTCTATCCAGGCTTATGACAAATGCAGCCAACACCAATGTCGTTGCAACTGCAGGTACATTAGGATACCGAGCTCCAGAGCTTTCAAAACTCAAAAACGCAAACACAAAAACGGATATCTACAGTCTCGGTGTCATAATGTTGGAGCTTTTGACGGGTAAGTCTCCTAGTGAGGCGACAGATGGTCTAGATTTGCCACAGTGGGTGGCGTCTATTGTGAAGGAAGAGTGGACAAATGAAGTATTTGATTTGGAATTAATGGGGGATCCGGCGAATGTAGATGGTAATGAGCTCCTTAATACTCTTAAACTGGCTATGCATTGTGTGGATCCGTTGGCTGAGGAACGCCCAGAAGCTCAGCAACTTCATGAAAAGCTTGAAGAGATTAAACCAGAGTTATGTCAGACGTCCCATGCTGCTGATGTGGTTGAAGCTACAGAGGCTGAtttgttatga
- the LOC122582580 gene encoding protein BUNDLE SHEATH DEFECTIVE 2, chloroplastic, translating into MECCLKISASMNLLLPQHLISTGFRHNNNNASFLKIVATVSHNGHPSSTSQLSSSSTVRDMHRKLSSVESRFCYDKPIPEEIIENPVGLSLGEKCIGNRTRCPDCEAKGAILCVTCSGSGLYVDSIMESQGIIVKVRCVGCGGTGNIMCSECGGRGHRGLA; encoded by the exons ATGGAGTGTTGTTTAAAGATTTCAGCATCAATGAACTTGTTGTTACCCCAACATTTGATATCCACAGGCTTTcgccataataataataatgcttcATTTCTCAAGATTGTAGCTACTGTTTCACATAATGGCCATCCTTCTTCTACTTCACAGCTT TCTTCTTCGAGCACAGTAAGGGATATGCATAGAAAATTAAGCAGTGTTGAGTCCCGCTTTTGCTATGATAAGCCTATTCCAGAGGAGATTATTGAGAATCCAGTTGGGTTGTCACTAGGAGAAAAGTGCATTGGCAATAGAACCCGTTGCCCTGATTGTGAAGCCAAGGGTGCTATCCTTTGTGTCACTTGCTCTGGATCTGGATTATATGTTGACTCTATAATGGAGAGTCAAGGTATTATTGTCAAAGTTCGATGTGTAG GTTGTGGTGGAACGGGTAACATAATGTGTTCAGAATGTGGTGGCCGCGGGCATCGTGGCCTTGCCTAA
- the LOC122581703 gene encoding putative KHG/KDPG aldolase isoform X3: protein MSSWLLSTLSSSASSCCFVKPPPRKAASCCTTPPACFHRHHHHQEAEAATISNTSTRSLTNILNSGVIACLRTQRGDVALEAARAAISAGISVLEIVVSTPGVFQVLNQLVQDYPTITLGVGTVLTTEDAENAKIAGAKFIMSPAFVKILSSYNAGAKIVKVYPVSAIGGVQYIATMKKPFPHIPIVASQGITIDSLGEYIAHGASSVVLSDAIFDKEAIAQRNFNSVYRLAQLAVLQANKAVERKRKS from the exons ATGTCGTCGTGGTTATTATCCACACTCTCTTCTTCTGCTTCTTCATGTTGTTTTGTAAAACCACCGCCAAGAAAAGCAGCCTCCTGCTGCACCACTCCACCTGCTTGTTTCCAtcgtcatcatcaccaccaaGAAGCAGAAGCAGCAACAATTAGTAATACTAGTACTAGGAGTTTAACAAACATTTTAAATTCGGGTGTCATTGCTTGTCTTCGAACCCAACG AGGTGATGTGGCCTTGGAAGCTGCCCGTGCTGCAATTTCCGCTGGCATCTCTGTC CTTGAAATTGTGGTTTCTACCCCTGGTGTGTTTCAG GTTTTAAATCAATTGGTGCAGGATTATCCGACTATCACTCTTGGA GTTGGCACTGTTTTGACTACTGAGGATGCCGAAAATGCCAAAATTGCTGGAGCAAAGTTCATCATGAGTCCTGCATTTGTAAAG ATTTTGTCATCATATAATGCTGGTGCCAAAATTGTGAAG GTATATCCTGTTTCAGCAATTGGGGGTGTTCAGTACATAGCAACTATGAAAAAGCCTTTTCCCCATATTCCTATAGTTGCATCTCAAGGAATAACAATTG ACTCACTCGGAGAGTACATTGCTCATGGAGCATCATCAGTTGTCTTATCTGAtgctatatttgataaagaggCAATTGCTCAGAGGAACTTTAATTCAGTATATCGACTTGCCCAACTTGCAGTTTTGCAAGCGAATAAAGCTGTAGAAAG GAAAAGAAAGAGCTGA
- the LOC122581702 gene encoding probable sugar phosphate/phosphate translocator At5g05820: protein MKGSSNQWFTSGLVLSWYISNIGVLLLNKYLLSNYGFKYPIFLTMCHMTACSLLSYIAIVWFKMVPLQTVRSRVQFFKISALSLVFCASVVSGNVSLRYLPVSFTQAIGATTPFFTAVFAYLMTMRKEAWLVYVTLVPVVTGVVIASGGEPSFHLFGFIMCLGATAARALKSVLQGILLSSEGEKLNSMNLLLYMAPVAVVILLPATLLMEDNVVGITIALARKDVNIIWYLLFNSALAYLVNLTNFLVTKHTSALTLQVLGNAKGAVAVVISILIFKNPVSVTGMLGYLLTVFGVILYSEAKKRTK from the exons ATGAAAGGATCATCCAATCAGTGGTTTACAAGTGGGTTAGTATTATCATGGTACATATCCAACATTGGTGTCCTGTTACTCAACAAATACCTGTTATCCAATTATGGTTTCAAGTATCCCATCTTTCTCACAATGTGTCATATGACTGCCTGTTCTTTACTTAGTTACATTGCCATTGTTTGGTTCAAGATGGTTCCTTTACAAACTGTCAGGTCTAGGGTTCAATTTTTCAAGATCTCTGCTTTAAGTTTGGTGTTTTGTGCTTCTGTTGTTAGTGGGAATGTCTCCTTGAGATATCTGCCGGTCTCGTTTACGCAGGCTATTGGTGCCACTACCCCTTTCTTTACTGCAGTCTTTGCCTATCTTATGACTATGAGAAAAGAGGCTTGGTTGGTCTATGTTACTCTTGTTCCTGTTGTTACCGGCGTTGTCATTGCTAGTGGg GGTGAACCAAGTTTTCATTTATTTGGTTTTATTATGTGCCTCGGTGCTACAGCTGCAAGAGCATTAAAGTCGGTGCTTCAGGGGATTTTGCTATCCTCAGAAGG GGAAAAGCTGAATTCTATGAATCTTTTGCTGTACATGGCACCAGTAGCTGTTGTCATCTTGCTTCCTGCAACATTATTAATGGAAGATAATGTGGTTGGGATAACTATAGCTCTTGCCAGAAAAGACGTCAACATTATTTGGTATCTACTCTTCAATTCTGCTTTAGCATATCTAGTCAACCTGACGAATTTCTTGGTTACCAAGCACACAAGTGCTCTAACTCTCCAG GTCCTCGGGAATGCAAAAGGAGCCGTAGCTGTTGTGATctcaatattgatttttaagaaTCCAGTGTCAGTAACGGGGATGCTAGGTTACTTGCTCACGGTGTTTGGGGTGATTCTGTATAGTGAAGCCAAGAAGAGGACCAAATAA